A single window of Undibacterium sp. 5I1 DNA harbors:
- a CDS encoding type II toxin-antitoxin system RelE/ParE family toxin yields the protein MGFRVVILDSAEQDLKELRAYILKNFAAETWSTTYAKIKEAIRNLQNFPQTGCIPDEIEKLNLTQYRQVLSGMNRLIYEVRQDTIYVHVIVDVRRDMESLLTRRLLRVM from the coding sequence ATGGGCTTCAGAGTCGTCATACTCGATTCGGCTGAGCAAGATCTGAAAGAACTCAGAGCCTATATTCTCAAGAACTTTGCCGCTGAGACTTGGAGCACTACCTACGCCAAGATAAAAGAAGCAATCCGTAATCTGCAAAATTTTCCGCAGACTGGTTGCATTCCAGACGAAATTGAAAAACTAAACCTCACACAATACAGACAAGTCTTATCTGGAATGAATCGTCTCATTTACGAAGTAAGGCAAGACACTATTTATGTGCATGTCATTGTCGATGTTAGAAGAGATATGGAATCGTTACTTACCCGACGACTTTTGAGGGTTATGTAA
- a CDS encoding phage/plasmid primase, P4 family: protein MYTTVNLNEESLDPFGDTPVTVGTMNFPTNRTPVGGQNTATGTSKTKIAAEFQYAQKMESDHSVTKKDELIYCWNSSFWKLQTDSENSRHALMWLGKNVPQRAQAGTAVSCVKTALLLVKSLPPKPKGTIVPVHGGWFKFNNDFSITLNSPERHIGVTHCVPVKTIAPFGEYVPVPVPANSLFARFIESSLPDPAVRELVQTYVGYTLCSHVKHQTGHLWIGAKGSNGKSTMLNIVMALHEKAVAMQLDKLDGFNLSNLVGATLVVCDETPKGKINQQVLKSLISGGTTSIDRKFKDVLSYQNIAKFIICANHLPALTDQSDAFWRRLHVVEWNQTFTGDKLVLDLDQEIIQSELHIVLDWALAGLQRLEKNRMFTIPEASKQAVRSAKVESNNVTNWVESNGVSYSDDDQPYTDKAILFENYKEFCRENGFQACAGQQFFTRLHTEFSEIKATRIMLGKGVDKKRVRCINLTTGVFCNEDLVEQVAFEKNEIEQAFYG from the coding sequence ATGTACACAACAGTCAATTTAAATGAAGAATCTTTGGACCCATTTGGTGACACACCTGTCACGGTGGGAACAATGAATTTCCCAACCAACCGTACACCAGTGGGAGGACAAAACACTGCAACTGGTACGAGTAAAACAAAAATTGCAGCAGAATTTCAATATGCTCAAAAAATGGAAAGCGACCATTCCGTCACAAAAAAAGACGAATTGATCTACTGCTGGAACTCCAGCTTCTGGAAGTTGCAGACGGATTCCGAAAATTCCCGACATGCTTTAATGTGGTTGGGTAAAAATGTGCCACAGCGAGCCCAAGCGGGAACAGCAGTGAGCTGTGTAAAGACCGCCCTGTTATTGGTAAAATCGTTACCACCAAAACCAAAAGGCACTATTGTTCCAGTGCATGGTGGCTGGTTTAAGTTCAACAATGATTTTTCTATTACATTGAACAGTCCAGAACGACATATCGGAGTTACCCATTGTGTGCCAGTTAAAACGATTGCACCATTTGGCGAGTATGTTCCAGTACCTGTTCCCGCCAACTCATTGTTTGCTAGGTTTATTGAATCCTCCTTGCCTGATCCAGCAGTCCGGGAGCTGGTGCAAACCTATGTGGGTTATACCTTGTGTTCCCATGTCAAACACCAGACCGGGCATTTGTGGATTGGTGCAAAGGGCAGCAATGGCAAGAGCACGATGTTGAACATTGTCATGGCATTGCATGAAAAAGCCGTTGCCATGCAGTTAGATAAACTTGACGGTTTTAATTTATCTAATTTAGTCGGTGCAACCTTGGTCGTCTGCGACGAAACACCAAAAGGGAAAATTAACCAGCAGGTTTTGAAGTCCTTGATTTCCGGTGGCACGACCTCAATTGACCGAAAGTTCAAAGATGTATTGAGCTATCAGAATATCGCCAAATTCATTATTTGTGCCAATCACTTGCCAGCATTAACCGACCAGTCCGATGCCTTCTGGCGCCGTCTGCATGTAGTTGAATGGAACCAGACTTTTACAGGTGACAAGCTCGTTCTTGACCTTGACCAAGAAATCATTCAATCCGAATTACACATTGTTTTAGATTGGGCTTTGGCAGGTTTACAAAGGTTGGAAAAAAACCGAATGTTCACCATTCCTGAAGCTTCCAAGCAAGCCGTTCGCTCAGCGAAAGTTGAATCCAACAATGTGACAAACTGGGTTGAATCAAATGGGGTTAGCTATTCCGATGATGATCAGCCTTATACCGACAAAGCTATTCTTTTCGAGAACTATAAAGAGTTTTGTCGTGAAAATGGATTTCAGGCATGTGCTGGTCAACAGTTTTTTACCCGTCTTCACACTGAGTTTTCGGAAATCAAAGCAACACGAATTATGCTTGGAAAAGGGGTCGATAAAAAACGAGTCCGTTGTATCAATTTAACGACTGGAGTTTTTTGCAACGAAGACTTGGTAGAACAAGTTGCTTTTGAAAAAAACGAAATTGAACAGGCATTTTATGGTTAA
- a CDS encoding type II toxin-antitoxin system Phd/YefM family antitoxin, which yields MKFSTQVKPISYLKSHAAEIIKDITENREPMLITQNGEAKLVVMDVKSFEEQEETLALLKILALGNREIEQGKYRDAEDMFAELDKADH from the coding sequence ATGAAATTCTCAACTCAGGTAAAGCCTATCAGCTACCTCAAGAGTCACGCTGCTGAAATTATCAAAGACATTACGGAAAATCGTGAGCCTATGTTGATTACACAGAATGGCGAAGCCAAGCTGGTTGTCATGGACGTGAAGAGCTTTGAAGAACAAGAAGAAACACTCGCACTGCTCAAAATTCTGGCGCTCGGCAATCGTGAAATTGAGCAAGGCAAATATCGCGACGCTGAGGATATGTTTGCCGAACTGGACAAGGCAGATCACTAA
- the mobQ gene encoding MobQ family relaxase, protein MCSKLNAQTKTFRRMNMAIYHLSVKLITRTTGRSATAAAAYRAGEKIHDNRTGQTFDYTRKKEVSYRRIFTPPNAPQWMKDREQLWNAVEQSETRKDAQVAREIEVALPIELSASQQIILLERFVHTQLTSKGMIADVVIHNKKGNPHAHILLTTREVNITNDGFGKKNRDWNSKEQLEGWREQWAKHCNRRLSIASSKSRIGHRSLQDQGLDQIPTVHVGANCHAMDKRGITSKRKALNTLIKEKNMSNEKSKQFITSLKLEGETSPSQQEIIQAKKSKHLFLNSTDTKNNRKYREAIFVRTYIPILLEIFASDCTSVDEIDTDIGICFQINLNGGGKIYDYGSQIKIANGTDEEVKIAIKLAIEKGWLGLHLTGSDEFKSQVFLQAILSGAFRPEQITGYKPSKSDLEVIRDCKPTLKIVNDSNVIKSYVVEKSDGSSAGGSEQVHLPRLKI, encoded by the coding sequence GTGTGCTCAAAGCTGAATGCCCAAACAAAGACGTTCAGGAGAATGAATATGGCTATTTACCACTTGAGTGTAAAACTCATTACCCGAACCACGGGCAGAAGTGCTACGGCAGCAGCCGCTTATCGTGCTGGAGAAAAAATCCATGATAACCGCACGGGTCAAACCTTTGATTACACCCGCAAAAAAGAAGTGTCTTATCGCCGTATCTTCACACCACCCAATGCACCGCAATGGATGAAAGACCGTGAACAGCTTTGGAATGCCGTAGAGCAGTCCGAAACCAGAAAGGATGCACAGGTAGCCCGTGAAATAGAAGTCGCCTTACCGATTGAGTTGAGCGCTTCACAGCAGATTATTTTGCTTGAACGATTTGTACATACACAGCTAACTAGCAAAGGCATGATTGCCGATGTCGTCATTCACAATAAAAAAGGAAATCCCCATGCTCATATTTTGCTGACCACCCGTGAAGTCAATATCACTAACGACGGATTCGGTAAGAAAAATCGTGATTGGAACAGTAAAGAGCAATTGGAAGGATGGCGCGAGCAGTGGGCAAAGCATTGCAACAGAAGATTATCCATTGCATCAAGTAAAAGTCGCATTGGCCACCGCAGTTTACAAGACCAGGGACTAGACCAAATTCCGACTGTGCATGTCGGTGCAAATTGTCATGCGATGGACAAACGAGGTATTACCTCAAAACGAAAGGCACTCAACACACTAATCAAGGAGAAAAATATGAGTAACGAAAAAAGTAAGCAATTCATCACTTCATTGAAATTGGAAGGTGAAACCAGTCCAAGCCAACAAGAAATTATTCAAGCAAAAAAATCCAAGCATTTATTCTTAAATTCCACCGACACAAAGAACAATAGAAAATACCGTGAAGCGATTTTTGTCAGAACTTACATTCCGATTTTGTTGGAAATATTTGCCAGCGATTGCACTAGCGTGGACGAGATTGACACCGATATCGGTATCTGTTTTCAAATCAATCTCAATGGTGGCGGCAAAATTTATGATTACGGTAGTCAAATAAAAATAGCGAATGGTACAGACGAGGAAGTCAAGATTGCTATCAAGTTAGCCATAGAAAAGGGCTGGCTAGGGCTTCACTTGACTGGCAGTGATGAATTCAAGTCACAAGTATTTCTGCAAGCAATTTTGTCAGGTGCATTCCGACCAGAACAAATTACAGGATACAAACCAAGCAAATCCGACCTTGAAGTCATACGCGATTGCAAACCAACGCTGAAGATTGTCAACGACAGCAATGTCATTAAAAGTTATGTCGTTGAAAAATCAGATGGCAGTAGTGCTGGTGGTTCGGAACAGGTTCATCTTCCACGATTGAAAATTTAA